The Pontibacter korlensis sequence CAACGCCTCGATGGACTCGCTCGAGCTGAAGGTGCCCCGCCAGGAACTGGCTGATCATCTGGAGCAGGTCAGAGCCATCAGCCCTGCCGACCGCAAAGCCATGCGTGACAAGGCCAGCCAGCAGCAGCGCACCCTCTCCGCCAGCCGCGACGAGCTGCAGGAGATCCGGGCCCGTAACCGCAAGTGGGGCAAGGACCAGCACCCCGGAGCGAGCAACAAGGATAGCCGCTTCACCTCCAACAAGACGCACTACTCGCCGGTGGACCCCGACTCCCGCATCGCGGTAAAGCCGGGAAAGGCCCGCAAGCTTTGCTATCTCCTGCAGCTGGCGGTGGACACCAGCCGCCATGTCATCACCCATGTGCATGCCGACCTGGCCGACAAAAAAGACAACCAGTGCCTGCCTCCCCTCTTACAGCAACTGCTCCCCAGGCTAGAGCACCTGGAGCTACACTGCAGCACCTTGCTGGCCGATACTGGCTACTCCTCAGGCGAGAACTACGCGCTCTTGGAGCGGCAGGCCGTCACGGCCTTCATCCCGCCCCACGGCCCTTACAAAGGTGGGCCGGAGGGCTTTACCTACCACCGGGAGGGTGATTACTGGCTGTGCCCCGAGGGCAGGAAGGTGACCTTCCGCAACGTGCTGGTGGAGAAGAAGAACAGCAATAAAAAGAGAACCTACTACACGACCAGAAAGGACTGCAGAAACTGCCCCTCAAAAGAGAGTTGCATCGGTCACTTGCATGTCAAAAAGATAGAGGTCACCTACTACCGCGACGAGTACGAGCGCACCATTGCCCGCCTGAACAGCCGCTGGGGCCGGCGCATGAAACGCCTGCGGCAGGCCACCGTGGAGCCGGTGCTGGGCACGCTGCTCGACTTCCTGGGCATGCGCCGGGTCAACACCCGGGGGCTGGAGCTGGCCCACAAGGGTATGCTGGTGGCCGCCGCAGCCTACAACCTGCAGAAGTTCTTGCGCTTCACCCCAAAAAGAAGCCAAACAGCCGTCATGGCCCTGCCCAGGCCTGACCTGGAAACGTTTTTCAAGATGGTTTTGGGGAGCCTGAAGAGAAGTGAAATCAGAAATGGTATAGAGACCACAAGTTACTGAAGAGTTGTGCAACAGCTACTGTGGTTATGGGTAGGAGTGCTATTAATGCACTAATTTGATATGGCTATTAGTAAGTTCTATAACCCTAAATCTCTGCCCATAGATTAACCCTTCACCATTTTTTTCGTCATCACCATTCATATACAAATAGGTTGTGCCATTTATGATATCAAATTGGTAATCATAATAGATTTTTCTCCTTTTGCGATACAATACCGCTTCTTGAGGTTGAACAAATTCAAAATATTCATCCATTGTGGAGTTTGCTGGAATTTTTTCCAGTATCCATTCTGATTCTAATTTTAGGTTTTCAAGTTTTTCGTTTTCCTTCCATTTACCAACCAATCTTTTTGAAAGTAAAACATTAAAGTTTTCTCTCTCAATTTGAAGTTCCTTGAAGTAGCTTTCAAAGATTTCGTTTTCTAAATTCTCAAATGTTAGTGACTTCCAATCGCAGAATTTGAAGATTTTCAACTTTCGGTCGTCTATTTCAACTTCGTAATATTGAACATATGAACTTAGCATAGTCTCCTCGCAATCCTCTGAATAGCTTTCCGCTAACTTCACGAAGGAGTTTAAATTAGATATTGATTTTTCGCTTAGTACAGTTTTGGATGAAGCAAGTTTATCCTTATTTGGAATTGTAATCCTTCCGACAACGGCATTTCCTTCCAGATTAAATGACATTTCCCTAACTGTATAACTCTCATCACCAAAAGTGTGCTTTATTTTCAATGTATTGAACACTGGCTTTTCTTGCGTTGTGCAACCCAAAAGGAAAAGCGAGAATATATAAATGAGAATTTTCAAAATTTCGGATTTATATCTTACCCATAACTATAGTATATACGACAACATACGCTTATCTGCACTATGTACGTAGTTGCTGCAGCATGCTTTCGCACTTCTTTGCTGGCTAAATCCTGTAAAATTGAATGAGGCGTACATGGTCGTATATGTTTAAGCTAATATAGGTGTTTGCTATAAATTATCCAATGGGCTGGTGATTTTATCCAAGGCATGGGTGGTGATGTGGGTGTAGATTTCGGTGGTCTTGCTGCTCCGGTGCCCCAGCAGCACCTGGATATACCTTAAGTCTGTTCCCTGCTCCAATAAATGGGTGGCAAAGGAATGGCGCAGCGTATGGGGCGTGGCGGGCGCTTTTAAACCCGCCTTTCCCCTTACTAGCTCGAAAGACATTGCGGATGCTTTCCACCGTGTACTGCCCGCCCGTCTGCCCCTCAAAGAGCCATACATTGGGCTTATACGCTTCATAGTAGGCACGCAAACTTTCCAGTAGTTTTTGCGAGAGCAGTGTGGTGCGGTCTTTCTTGCCCTTGCCGCCCCGTATGAGCAGCAGATTCCGCTCTGACTGCACGTCGGTAAGCTTCAGGTTGATCACCTCCCCAATTCTTAGTCCGCCTGCATACAGCAACTGGAGCATGCAGCGGTGCTTTAAGTTCTCGGTCACGGATAGGATCCTGAGCACATCCTGCTTGCTTAAGACCTGGGGCAGGCGCTGGGGCTTTTCAGGCTGCTCTACCTGGCTGAGCTGCACTTCGTGGGGTAATAATACGCGCTTGTAGTAAAACCTCACCGCGTTGATCGACTAATTGCAAAGGAGCAGGAATAGGTGCCTGCCTGCTCCAGCGGGTTCAGGTAAAGGACAGGTAATTGAGAGGGATAAGCCATAAGTATAATGAGACGGTTACTGCCCCTAAAGGTAAAACCTTTCAAAACCGTATCCGTGTTACTACCCGGGTATACCCGGGTAGTAACACGGATACGGTTTTGAGCCAATCCAGAACATGCGCCCAGTGCGGCACCGGCATCATGGGCAGGAGCGACAAGCGGTACTGCTCCGACCAGTGCCGCTACCTGGCCAACAACGCCGCCAAGCAACAGAGCCAAGGTGAGAGGCGCGTGCAGCAGGTCAACGCGGCCCTGAAGAGGAACCGCAGCATCCTCCGCCAGCTCAGCCCCCAGGGCAAGACCACCTTGCCGCGGCAGTACCTGGAGCTGGCCGGCTTCGACTTCCGCTACCTGACCCAGATCTACCGCACGCAGAAAGAAAACACGTATCATTTGTGCTA is a genomic window containing:
- a CDS encoding tyrosine-type recombinase/integrase: MKRISPMYGSLRGRRAGSTRWKASAMSFELVRGKAGLKAPATPHTLRHSFATHLLEQGTDLRYIQVLLGHRSSKTTEIYTHITTHALDKITSPLDNL
- a CDS encoding IS1182 family transposase, which codes for MQGRKTFEDERELCFSLSVHVPAHNFYRRLKDKLDLEFLYELTAPYYGRCGQHSIDPVVFFKLCLVGHLENISSDRRLIEHCSLRLDLLYFLGYQLDEPLPWHSTVSRTRQLLPTELFEEVFTRVLALCADAGMVSGHTQVVDSALIKANASMDSLELKVPRQELADHLEQVRAISPADRKAMRDKASQQQRTLSASRDELQEIRARNRKWGKDQHPGASNKDSRFTSNKTHYSPVDPDSRIAVKPGKARKLCYLLQLAVDTSRHVITHVHADLADKKDNQCLPPLLQQLLPRLEHLELHCSTLLADTGYSSGENYALLERQAVTAFIPPHGPYKGGPEGFTYHREGDYWLCPEGRKVTFRNVLVEKKNSNKKRTYYTTRKDCRNCPSKESCIGHLHVKKIEVTYYRDEYERTIARLNSRWGRRMKRLRQATVEPVLGTLLDFLGMRRVNTRGLELAHKGMLVAAAAYNLQKFLRFTPKRSQTAVMALPRPDLETFFKMVLGSLKRSEIRNGIETTSY